The Streptomyces rubrogriseus genomic sequence CATCACCGTCTCCTCCCTGGTGCTCGGCGCGGTCGCGGAGCCGGCCATCGCGCACCTGATGGAGCCGGTGTTCGAGGCGGTCCACATGCCGCACGCGCTGGTCCACCCGGTGGCCTTCGCCATCGCCCTCACCCTGGCGACGTATCTCCACATGCTGATCGGCGAGATGATCCCGAAGAACATCGCGCTGGCCGCCCCGGCGACCACCGCGCTGTTCCTCGGCCCGCCGCTGGTCGCCCTCACCCGGGCCCTGAAGCCGGTCGTCTTCGGCATCAACGCCTTCGCCAACACGCTGCTCAAGCTGCTGCGGGTGGAGCCGAAGGACGAGGTCGAGGCCGTCTTCACCGACGACCAGCTGGCCCGCATGGTGGTCGACGCCAGCGAGGCCGGACTGCTCACCCCGGCCGACGGCGAGCGCCTGCGCGACGCGCTGGAGCTGGGCACCCGCCCGGTCGGCGAGATCCTGGTCCCGGCCCAGAAGATGCGCACCGTCCCGCACACGGTCACCCCGGCCGAGCTGGAACGCATGGCCGCCGACGCGGGCTACTCCCGCTTCCCGGTCACCGGCCCCGGCGGCACCGTCCTCGGCTACCTGCACATCAAGGACACCCTGGGCCTGACCGACCGCGAGAGCCCCTTCCCGCGCACGGCCCTGCAC encodes the following:
- a CDS encoding hemolysin family protein, whose translation is MTVVQLFIGALTLLTNAFFVGAEFAMISVRRSQIEPRAKTGDKRARMTLWGLQHISQMMATAQLGITVSSLVLGAVAEPAIAHLMEPVFEAVHMPHALVHPVAFAIALTLATYLHMLIGEMIPKNIALAAPATTALFLGPPLVALTRALKPVVFGINAFANTLLKLLRVEPKDEVEAVFTDDQLARMVVDASEAGLLTPADGERLRDALELGTRPVGEILVPAQKMRTVPHTVTPAELERMAADAGYSRFPVTGPGGTVLGYLHIKDTLGLTDRESPFPRTALHRVTRVRIDTPLDDTLTALRTEDSHLAAVTGETGSVLGFVTMEDVLTELVGPTTPVAS